A single window of Methylocella tundrae DNA harbors:
- a CDS encoding LysR family transcriptional regulator encodes MELRTLRAFVEVVRQGGFSAAAKALNATQPTISKAVKQIEDELGVAVLDRIGHRSEITAAGEIVYRRALAMLALRDDLMAELDELRGLKRGVLRLGLPPVGSSLLFAPLFAIYRKRYPGIDIRLIEQGSKRLEELLATGEVELAASLLPVSEDLDWQDVRREPLMALLPDGHAGAGRDTIDLVSLKASPFILFETGFALNQVILDACGRHGFAPKVAARSAQIDFIIELVAAGLGVAFLPRLIAEQRTTSPVHRILLDEPGTDWRMALAWRRGSFLSPAARAWLALAREAKGEAPPI; translated from the coding sequence ATGGAGCTTAGGACCTTGCGCGCCTTTGTCGAAGTCGTTCGCCAGGGCGGTTTTTCCGCGGCGGCCAAGGCCTTGAACGCCACGCAGCCGACGATCAGCAAAGCGGTGAAGCAGATCGAAGACGAGCTCGGCGTCGCAGTGCTGGACCGCATCGGCCATCGCAGCGAGATCACGGCGGCCGGGGAAATTGTCTATCGCCGCGCCCTCGCCATGCTCGCCCTGCGCGACGATTTGATGGCGGAACTCGATGAATTGCGCGGCCTGAAGCGCGGCGTGCTGCGGCTCGGGCTTCCGCCCGTCGGAAGCAGCCTTTTGTTCGCGCCCCTCTTTGCGATCTACCGCAAGCGATATCCCGGCATCGACATCCGCCTCATCGAGCAGGGCAGCAAACGCCTCGAAGAACTTTTGGCCACGGGCGAGGTCGAACTTGCCGCCTCCCTGCTCCCCGTATCGGAGGACCTCGACTGGCAGGACGTGCGGCGGGAGCCGCTGATGGCGCTTCTGCCCGACGGCCACGCCGGCGCCGGCCGTGACACGATTGATCTCGTCAGCCTGAAGGCCTCGCCTTTCATCCTTTTTGAGACCGGCTTCGCCCTCAATCAGGTCATCCTCGACGCCTGCGGGCGGCATGGATTTGCGCCGAAAGTGGCCGCCCGCAGCGCCCAGATCGACTTCATCATCGAGCTTGTCGCAGCGGGTCTTGGCGTCGCTTTCCTGCCGCGGCTCATCGCCGAACAGCGCACGACGTCGCCGGTCCATCGCATCCTGCTCGATGAGCCGGGAACGGACTGGCGCATGGCGCTGGCATGGCGGCGCGGAAGCTTTCTTTCGCCCGCCGCGCGCGCGTGGCTCGCATTGGCGCGCGAAGCAAAAGGCGAGGCTCCGCCGATCTGA
- the glgX gene encoding glycogen debranching protein GlgX — protein MPKALKDRVREGLPYPIGASFDGKGVNFALFSANATKVEACLFDSGGNTELDRVALPEYTDQIFHGWLPDIGPGQVYGYRVHGPYEPDAGHRFNPMKLLLDPYGRAHMGDLQWDPAVFGYILGHPDEDLSFDERDSAPFMPKSIVVDPNFDWHGQPRRKPIAWDRSVIYELHVRGYTKLHPEVEEHLRGTYAGLGVAPVLNHIKSLGATSVELLPVHSFINDDYLLKKGLVNYWGYNTIGYFAPDPRYASDRANCLREFKEMVSRFHEADLEVILDVVYNHTAEGNERGPTLSFKGIDNASYYRLHPDNKRLYVNDTGTGNTVNLSHPRVIQMVTDSLRYWVNETHVDGFRFDLGTILAREPNGFDNQSGFLKCCSQDPVLGAVKLIAEPWDCGPGGYQVGEFPPGWSEWNDKFRNTVRDFWKGSMPAAELAPRLLASPAEFNHQGRKPWASVNFVTAHDGFTLNDVVTYNEKHNDANGEDNKDGASDNRSFNYGVEGPTDDLEINGIRARQIRNMLATLLLSQGLPMIVAGDEFGRTQNGNNNAYCQDNEISWVNWELKAKGQSLIRFVSRVNALRQRFPILRRGRFLTDAYNEELDIKELTWVNAGGGEMAEGDWDAAQCFGLMLDGRAQPTGIRKRGEDATILMIFNAWHDVVEFTLPSQSASNQHWTLLIDTNLPEETVEKEGETFRFGQAYAVTGRSFLLFALVPDAGRAIAD, from the coding sequence ATGCCAAAGGCTCTGAAAGATCGCGTCCGCGAGGGCCTTCCCTATCCGATCGGCGCCTCCTTTGACGGCAAGGGGGTCAATTTTGCGCTGTTCTCCGCAAACGCCACCAAGGTCGAGGCGTGTCTTTTTGATTCCGGGGGAAACACCGAACTCGATCGGGTGGCGCTGCCGGAATATACCGATCAGATTTTCCACGGCTGGCTGCCCGACATCGGACCCGGGCAAGTCTATGGCTATCGCGTTCACGGTCCCTATGAGCCGGATGCCGGACATCGTTTTAATCCCATGAAGCTGCTGCTCGATCCCTACGGCCGCGCCCATATGGGCGACCTCCAATGGGATCCGGCGGTGTTTGGCTATATCCTTGGCCACCCCGACGAGGACCTTTCCTTCGATGAGCGCGATAGCGCGCCCTTCATGCCGAAGTCGATTGTCGTCGATCCCAATTTCGATTGGCATGGCCAGCCGAGGCGCAAGCCGATCGCCTGGGACAGAAGCGTCATTTATGAGCTGCATGTGCGCGGCTACACCAAGCTTCATCCGGAAGTTGAGGAGCATCTACGCGGCACCTATGCGGGGCTCGGGGTAGCGCCGGTGCTCAACCACATCAAGTCGCTCGGCGCGACATCGGTCGAGCTGTTGCCGGTGCACAGCTTTATCAATGACGACTATCTGCTGAAAAAGGGCCTCGTCAATTATTGGGGTTATAACACGATCGGTTATTTTGCGCCTGATCCGCGTTACGCTTCCGATCGCGCCAACTGCCTGCGCGAATTCAAGGAAATGGTGTCGCGCTTCCACGAAGCCGATCTCGAAGTCATTCTCGACGTCGTCTACAATCACACGGCGGAAGGCAATGAGCGTGGCCCGACGCTCTCGTTCAAGGGCATCGACAACGCCTCCTACTACCGCCTGCATCCCGACAACAAGCGGCTCTACGTCAATGACACGGGAACCGGCAACACGGTCAATCTGTCGCATCCACGCGTCATCCAGATGGTCACAGACAGCCTGCGGTATTGGGTCAACGAGACCCATGTCGATGGATTTCGCTTTGATCTTGGCACAATCCTCGCGCGCGAGCCTAACGGCTTCGACAATCAATCCGGATTTTTGAAATGCTGTAGCCAGGACCCCGTGCTCGGCGCGGTTAAGCTCATCGCCGAGCCGTGGGATTGCGGCCCCGGCGGCTATCAGGTCGGCGAATTTCCGCCCGGCTGGTCCGAGTGGAACGATAAATTTCGCAATACCGTCCGCGATTTCTGGAAGGGCTCCATGCCTGCGGCCGAACTTGCGCCGCGTCTTCTCGCCTCGCCGGCCGAATTCAATCATCAGGGGCGCAAGCCCTGGGCCTCGGTCAACTTCGTCACGGCGCATGACGGGTTCACGCTGAATGATGTCGTCACCTACAACGAAAAGCACAATGACGCCAATGGCGAGGACAATAAGGACGGCGCGAGCGACAACAGGTCGTTCAATTATGGCGTCGAGGGGCCGACCGACGATCTGGAAATCAACGGGATTCGCGCTCGCCAGATACGCAACATGCTGGCGACGCTTCTGCTCAGCCAGGGTTTGCCGATGATTGTAGCCGGCGACGAATTCGGCCGCACGCAGAACGGCAACAACAATGCCTATTGCCAGGACAATGAAATCTCCTGGGTCAATTGGGAGTTAAAGGCAAAGGGTCAATCGCTGATCCGCTTCGTCAGCCGTGTCAACGCCCTGCGTCAGCGATTCCCGATTCTGCGCCGCGGCCGGTTTCTCACCGACGCCTATAATGAGGAGCTCGACATCAAGGAGCTGACCTGGGTCAACGCCGGCGGCGGCGAGATGGCCGAGGGCGATTGGGACGCGGCGCAATGTTTCGGCCTGATGCTCGACGGGCGGGCCCAGCCGACGGGCATCCGCAAACGCGGCGAGGACGCCACCATTCTGATGATCTTCAACGCCTGGCATGACGTGGTCGAATTCACGCTTCCGAGCCAGTCGGCCAGCAATCAGCATTGGACCCTGCTTATCGACACGAACCTTCCCGAAGAGACGGTCGAGAAGGAGGGCGAAACCTTCCGTTTCGGCCAGGCTTACGCCGTGACGGGACGCTCGTTCCTTCTGTTCGCGCTTGTGCCGGACGCCGGGCGCGCCATCGCGGATTGA
- a CDS encoding NnrU family protein, which produces MLVMVLGIVVFLGAHTLTTFRETREDLIGRFGKAPYKIIHSVVSLIGFALIIWGFSRYRAEGLIPVWTPPGWTRHLTMTLMWFAFVALACVNPAPGKIRGWLRHPMLVAIKIWALAHLLANGDLGGMLLFGSFLAWAVFDRVAVKRRGDFGAPRLASFTRADAIALIVGTAAYVAMILLHPVLIGVPVIGAPVG; this is translated from the coding sequence ATGCTAGTTATGGTTTTGGGAATCGTCGTCTTTCTCGGCGCGCACACCCTCACGACTTTTCGTGAGACGCGGGAGGATCTGATCGGACGCTTTGGGAAAGCGCCCTATAAAATCATCCATTCGGTGGTTTCGCTGATCGGTTTCGCGCTTATCATCTGGGGTTTCTCCCGATATCGCGCGGAAGGGCTGATCCCGGTTTGGACTCCGCCCGGCTGGACCCGCCACCTGACCATGACGCTGATGTGGTTCGCCTTCGTGGCGCTGGCGTGCGTCAATCCCGCGCCTGGAAAAATCAGGGGCTGGCTGCGCCACCCCATGCTTGTCGCCATCAAGATCTGGGCCCTCGCGCATCTCCTCGCCAATGGCGACTTGGGCGGCATGCTGCTGTTTGGTTCGTTTCTCGCCTGGGCCGTTTTTGATCGCGTCGCGGTCAAGAGGCGCGGCGATTTCGGGGCGCCTCGTTTGGCGTCGTTCACACGCGCCGACGCCATCGCGCTGATCGTTGGAACGGCCGCCTATGTGGCGATGATCCTGCTGCATCCCGTGCTGATCGGCGTCCCGGTGATCGGCGCGCCCGTCGGCTGA
- a CDS encoding SDR family NAD(P)-dependent oxidoreductase, translating to MRSASDIGPVLVTGCSSGVGRAAAIAFRTAGFETFASARNLAALEELRALGCHTLALDVTDEAARRAAIAAVEDRFGAVGVLVNNAGYGQYGPIEEISLDDMRRQFETNVLGAMRLSQLALPSMRRAGRGRIVNVSSVAGRVSVMGGGAYHAAKFALEAIADAMRPEVKPFGIDVVNVLPGPIATQFEATLLRTIPDLGADGPYGHFKRNLARRMRAFLAPRGLGVMTANKVAEVVFRAATARRPRTRYNVGLIATLGPIGRALAPDRLVDAVTSLAISSERR from the coding sequence ATGCGAAGTGCATCTGACATCGGGCCCGTTCTCGTCACGGGCTGCTCAAGCGGCGTTGGTCGCGCCGCCGCGATTGCCTTTCGCACGGCGGGTTTTGAGACTTTCGCAAGCGCGCGAAATCTCGCCGCCCTCGAAGAGCTGCGCGCGCTCGGCTGCCACACGCTCGCCCTCGACGTCACGGATGAGGCCGCGCGCCGCGCCGCGATCGCCGCCGTTGAAGACCGCTTCGGCGCCGTCGGCGTTCTCGTCAACAACGCCGGCTATGGCCAATATGGTCCGATCGAGGAAATATCCCTCGACGATATGCGCCGCCAGTTCGAGACCAATGTGCTCGGCGCAATGCGGCTGTCGCAGCTTGCCCTGCCTTCGATGCGACGCGCCGGCCGAGGCCGCATCGTCAATGTGAGCTCTGTCGCCGGACGCGTCAGCGTCATGGGCGGCGGGGCCTATCACGCGGCCAAATTTGCGCTCGAGGCGATCGCCGACGCCATGCGCCCCGAGGTAAAACCCTTCGGCATAGATGTCGTGAACGTTTTGCCGGGGCCGATCGCGACGCAATTCGAAGCGACGCTGCTGAGGACCATCCCGGACCTTGGAGCCGATGGCCCCTATGGGCACTTCAAAAGAAATCTTGCGCGGCGAATGCGCGCATTCCTTGCACCCCGCGGCCTCGGAGTCATGACCGCGAACAAGGTCGCCGAGGTGGTTTTCAGGGCGGCCACGGCGAGACGCCCGCGCACGCGCTACAACGTGGGGTTGATTGCAACTCTTGGTCCGATTGGCCGGGCTCTCGCGCCAGATCGCCTCGTAGACGCCGTGACCAGTCTCGCCATCTCGAGCGAGCGCCGCTGA
- a CDS encoding HlyD family secretion protein, which yields MPVRLPGRLLATLLLAAALPLSAPLASFSEEVQLIRSAEAQSVQKNPIERAESALQTLISRLRGRTMPEGIVKSNGRIEATQVDVAAKYPGRLTTLNVDEGDEVTAGQVLGAISSPEVEAQLRGAQAQVLGAKQALAAAEALIVQRSSDLAFARTDLERGTNLLDSGNITRQIYDQRRNRFEVAEAAFHAATDQRNQAESQIKSAEADVDRYQAILVDMVLISPRSGRVQYRLARAGEVILPGQRVLTILDLNDVYMTIYLPAADAGRLALGDDARIIADPVPEYVIPATVSFVATDAQFTPKSVETDEEREKLMFRVKLQIDPKVLEKYRRQVKTGVRGIGVVRLSPSIAWPNDLAVKLPQ from the coding sequence ATGCCCGTTCGCCTGCCCGGCCGTCTTCTGGCGACCCTGCTCCTCGCAGCCGCCTTGCCCCTGTCGGCCCCTCTGGCTTCGTTTTCAGAAGAAGTCCAGCTCATTCGCTCCGCGGAGGCGCAATCGGTGCAGAAAAACCCAATCGAACGGGCCGAATCGGCGCTGCAAACCCTCATCTCGCGCCTGCGCGGCCGCACCATGCCCGAAGGCATTGTCAAATCGAACGGGCGCATCGAAGCGACGCAGGTGGACGTGGCGGCGAAATATCCCGGCCGGCTCACGACGCTGAACGTAGACGAAGGCGATGAAGTGACGGCTGGACAAGTCCTCGGCGCGATCTCTTCGCCGGAAGTCGAAGCCCAGCTGAGGGGCGCGCAGGCTCAGGTGCTGGGCGCAAAGCAGGCTTTGGCGGCGGCCGAGGCGCTCATTGTCCAGCGCAGCAGCGATCTGGCCTTCGCAAGAACCGATCTGGAGCGCGGGACGAACCTCCTCGACTCAGGGAACATAACCCGACAAATTTACGATCAGCGGCGTAACAGGTTCGAAGTCGCCGAAGCGGCATTTCACGCCGCCACCGACCAGCGCAACCAGGCCGAGTCTCAAATCAAATCAGCGGAGGCCGACGTCGATCGGTACCAGGCCATTTTGGTCGATATGGTGCTTATCTCGCCAAGAAGCGGACGCGTGCAATACAGGCTCGCCCGCGCCGGCGAGGTCATCCTGCCGGGACAGCGCGTGCTGACGATCCTCGACCTCAATGATGTTTATATGACGATCTACCTGCCCGCTGCGGACGCCGGCAGGCTCGCTCTTGGCGACGACGCCCGCATCATCGCCGATCCCGTTCCCGAATATGTTATCCCCGCGACGGTCAGCTTCGTTGCGACAGACGCGCAGTTCACACCAAAGAGCGTCGAGACCGATGAGGAGCGCGAGAAATTGATGTTCCGGGTGAAACTTCAGATCGATCCAAAAGTGCTGGAGAAATATCGTCGGCAGGTGAAGACGGGCGTTCGCGGCATCGGCGTTGTGCGCCTCAGCCCGAGCATCGCGTGGCCCAATGATCTCGCCGTGAAGCTTCCGCAATGA
- the rbbA gene encoding ribosome-associated ATPase/putative transporter RbbA — protein MTNGPIARLDHVSHKYAATVALDNVSLDIPAHCMAGLIGPDGVGKSTLLALASGVRKIQSGHVIIFDGDMANAAHRRANCARIAYMPQGLGRNLYPTLSVFENIDFFGRLFGQSEPERRARIAELLQATDLDPFEDRPAGKLSGGMKQKLSLCCALMHDPDLLILDEPTTGVDPLSRRQFWDLIDSIRARRPLMSVIVATAYMEEAQRFDWLAAMDDGKIIAQGAPKEILAQTHERSLEEAFIALLPEQKRAQHHKVVVRPRPASDDESPAIEAEGLTRRFGDFVAVDHVSFRIAPGEIFGFLGSNGCGKTTTMKMLTGLLPSSEGSAKLFGNPIGSNDMEMRSHVGYMSQSFSLYSELTVRQNLYLHAHLYHLPDHEIEGRIEQLLQRFDLLHAADEQPDNLPLGIKQRLQLAVAVLHRPAILILDEPTSGVDPIARDAFWTSLIDLSRDDKVTIFLSTHFMNEAERCDRISLMHAGKVLAVGTPADIVKERAASSLEDAFIGYLVDAAGSGRARDASPPAPVAPPIEAPFAGRSKRFDYRRLWAYARRETMELLRDPIRLIFAFIGPFILMFAFGYGISFDVENLKYAAFDQDRTPESRTLLESFSGSRYFSEQPPIQSPAEMEDRFRKGELQLAIEIPPGFGRDLESLRSPDVAIWIDGSMPFRGETARSYVSGLALRYAKDRIVERLGPNGLSTAYVGGVNIETRFRYNQAFKSVNAMVPSVIVLMLILIPAIMSAVAVVHEKETGSIANFRSTPTSRFEFLFGKQLPYVAVSMVTFAMLALIAASIFHVPVKGSLAALTLGTLLYVFATTGVGQLISTFTRTQAAAVFATAILTVIPAVNFSGLLTPVSSLSGGAKLLGLSFPAAWYQPISVGAFTKALGFSDLWFNIFVLALFTLFYLVAAQIILNKQEA, from the coding sequence ATGACGAACGGCCCTATCGCACGGCTCGATCATGTGTCGCACAAATATGCGGCGACTGTTGCGCTCGACAATGTGAGCCTCGATATTCCGGCTCATTGCATGGCGGGACTGATCGGGCCGGACGGCGTCGGCAAATCCACGCTTCTCGCGCTTGCCTCCGGCGTTCGAAAGATTCAGAGCGGTCATGTCATCATCTTCGATGGAGACATGGCGAACGCCGCCCATCGCAGGGCGAATTGCGCGCGCATCGCCTACATGCCACAAGGGCTCGGTCGCAATCTCTACCCAACGCTCAGCGTCTTCGAAAACATCGATTTCTTCGGGCGGTTGTTCGGGCAATCCGAGCCTGAGCGCCGCGCGCGCATCGCCGAACTCTTGCAGGCGACGGACCTCGATCCATTCGAAGACCGCCCGGCCGGCAAGCTCTCCGGCGGCATGAAGCAGAAACTCAGCCTCTGCTGCGCGCTGATGCATGATCCAGATCTTCTCATTCTCGACGAGCCGACAACGGGCGTCGATCCGCTTTCGCGCCGCCAGTTCTGGGACCTCATCGATTCGATCCGGGCGCGGCGTCCGCTCATGAGCGTCATCGTAGCGACCGCCTATATGGAGGAGGCCCAGCGCTTCGACTGGCTCGCCGCCATGGACGATGGCAAAATCATCGCGCAAGGCGCCCCAAAGGAGATTCTCGCCCAAACCCACGAGCGTTCGCTGGAGGAGGCCTTCATCGCCCTTCTTCCAGAACAAAAGCGCGCCCAGCATCACAAGGTCGTGGTGCGGCCGCGCCCCGCAAGCGATGACGAGTCTCCCGCGATCGAAGCAGAGGGACTAACCCGCCGTTTCGGCGATTTCGTCGCTGTCGATCACGTCAGCTTCCGCATCGCGCCCGGCGAGATTTTTGGCTTTCTCGGTTCGAACGGCTGCGGAAAAACCACCACCATGAAAATGCTCACCGGGCTTTTGCCTTCAAGCGAAGGGTCCGCGAAGCTGTTTGGAAATCCGATCGGCTCCAATGACATGGAAATGCGTAGCCATGTCGGCTATATGTCTCAGTCCTTTTCCCTCTACAGCGAGCTCACCGTCCGGCAAAACCTCTATCTGCACGCCCATCTCTATCATTTGCCGGATCATGAAATAGAAGGCCGCATAGAGCAACTTCTACAACGCTTCGATCTGCTGCACGCGGCGGACGAGCAGCCGGATAATCTTCCCCTCGGCATCAAGCAAAGGTTGCAACTCGCCGTGGCCGTGCTGCACCGGCCGGCGATCCTTATCCTCGACGAACCGACGTCGGGGGTCGATCCGATCGCGCGCGACGCCTTTTGGACTAGCTTGATCGACCTCTCACGCGACGACAAGGTGACGATCTTTCTGTCCACCCATTTCATGAACGAAGCCGAGCGGTGCGATCGAATCTCGCTCATGCACGCGGGCAAAGTGCTTGCCGTCGGAACGCCGGCCGATATCGTCAAAGAACGCGCCGCCAGCTCGCTCGAAGACGCTTTCATCGGCTATCTCGTCGATGCCGCGGGATCCGGTCGCGCGCGAGACGCCTCGCCGCCCGCGCCTGTCGCGCCGCCGATCGAGGCGCCTTTTGCAGGCCGCTCAAAGAGGTTCGATTACAGACGGCTTTGGGCTTATGCGCGCCGGGAGACCATGGAGCTGTTGCGTGATCCGATCCGGCTGATCTTCGCTTTTATCGGCCCGTTCATCCTGATGTTCGCTTTTGGCTACGGCATTTCCTTCGATGTCGAGAATCTGAAATATGCCGCTTTCGACCAGGATCGCACGCCCGAGAGCCGCACCCTCCTCGAAAGCTTTTCAGGATCGCGATATTTTTCCGAACAGCCTCCAATCCAATCCCCGGCAGAAATGGAGGATCGATTCAGAAAAGGCGAGCTGCAGCTCGCGATCGAAATTCCCCCAGGCTTCGGCCGCGATCTCGAAAGCCTGCGCTCGCCTGACGTCGCCATCTGGATCGACGGCTCCATGCCGTTCCGCGGCGAGACCGCAAGGAGCTATGTCTCGGGACTGGCCCTTCGATATGCGAAGGACCGAATAGTGGAGCGCCTTGGCCCCAATGGCTTGTCGACCGCCTATGTAGGCGGCGTTAATATCGAAACGCGCTTTCGCTATAATCAGGCCTTCAAGAGCGTCAACGCCATGGTTCCGAGCGTCATCGTTTTGATGTTGATTCTGATCCCCGCGATCATGTCGGCAGTCGCAGTGGTTCACGAAAAAGAAACCGGCTCCATCGCCAACTTCCGCTCGACGCCGACCAGCAGATTCGAGTTCCTGTTTGGCAAGCAGCTTCCTTATGTCGCCGTTTCGATGGTCACCTTCGCGATGTTGGCCCTTATCGCCGCGAGCATATTCCACGTGCCCGTCAAGGGATCGCTCGCCGCGTTAACGCTCGGAACCTTGCTCTACGTGTTCGCGACGACAGGGGTCGGCCAGCTCATCTCGACCTTCACGCGCACGCAGGCCGCGGCGGTTTTCGCAACCGCCATTCTCACCGTCATCCCCGCGGTAAATTTCTCCGGCCTGCTCACGCCCGTGTCATCCCTGTCTGGCGGCGCCAAATTATTAGGCCTGTCTTTCCCCGCCGCCTGGTATCAGCCGATCAGCGTCGGCGCGTTCACAAAGGCGCTCGGCTTCTCGGATCTATGGTTCAATATCTTTGTGCTTGCGCTCTTCACGCTGTTCTATCTCGTCGCCGCGCAGATAATCCTGAACAAGCAGGAGGCCTGA
- a CDS encoding ABC transporter permease, whose protein sequence is MIKELRSIRSDPVMLILVVYAFSIAIYTVANGASTEATNLAVGIVDEDHSALSRKIADGLTPPLFRRAVEIAPSDIDPSMDSNRFVFVIEIPPDFQADVLAGRQTSVQINADATAITQAGNGAGYIQTIIMNEVAASLTGREAGYPVPVNAVVRVKFNPNLHSSWFTSVMQVINNVTMLTVILSGAALIREREQGTVEHLLVMPVVPAEIMLAKMLANGLVTLVAAALSLVFVVEWWLKVPIVGSIALFIGGSFFYVFTVAALGILLGTIAASMGQFGLLVIPVLLVMMLLSGSMTPMESMPDWLQYIMQIISPTPHFVAFAQGVLYRGAGLSIVWPQLIAIIIIGSVYFGFALRRFRRVIFGA, encoded by the coding sequence ATGATCAAGGAGCTGCGGAGCATCCGATCCGACCCCGTGATGCTTATCCTCGTTGTCTATGCTTTCAGCATCGCCATCTACACCGTGGCCAATGGCGCCTCAACCGAAGCAACCAATCTGGCGGTCGGGATTGTTGATGAAGACCACTCCGCGTTGTCGCGCAAAATCGCCGATGGTCTGACGCCTCCCCTTTTCAGGCGGGCCGTCGAAATCGCGCCTTCGGACATTGACCCGTCGATGGATTCAAATCGTTTCGTTTTCGTCATCGAAATCCCGCCCGACTTTCAAGCCGATGTGCTCGCCGGCCGGCAGACCTCGGTTCAGATTAACGCCGACGCCACGGCCATTACGCAGGCAGGCAATGGCGCGGGCTACATCCAGACGATCATCATGAATGAGGTCGCGGCCTCTCTCACGGGTCGGGAGGCAGGCTATCCTGTGCCTGTCAATGCTGTGGTCCGCGTAAAATTCAATCCAAATTTGCACTCGAGTTGGTTCACCTCGGTGATGCAGGTCATCAACAACGTCACCATGCTCACAGTGATCCTGAGCGGCGCCGCGCTCATTCGAGAGCGCGAACAAGGCACCGTGGAGCATCTCCTCGTGATGCCTGTGGTTCCGGCCGAGATCATGCTGGCCAAAATGTTGGCGAATGGCCTCGTCACCCTCGTGGCGGCTGCGCTTTCGTTGGTCTTCGTGGTCGAGTGGTGGCTCAAAGTGCCGATCGTCGGATCCATCGCGCTCTTCATCGGCGGTTCGTTCTTCTACGTCTTCACCGTCGCCGCGCTCGGCATTCTGCTTGGGACGATAGCGGCTTCGATGGGGCAGTTCGGGCTTCTCGTCATTCCCGTGCTGCTTGTCATGATGCTGCTTTCTGGAAGCATGACGCCCATGGAAAGCATGCCAGATTGGCTACAATACATTATGCAGATCATCAGCCCCACCCCGCATTTCGTGGCGTTCGCGCAGGGCGTGCTCTATCGCGGCGCTGGTTTATCCATCGTCTGGCCGCAGCTCATCGCAATCATCATTATCGGCAGCGTCTATTTCGGCTTCGCCCTGCGCCGTTTCCGCCGCGTCATTTTCGGCGCGTGA
- a CDS encoding ABC transporter permease, with the protein MRMLGNIFWLGTKELRSFFRDYVLLGLVIYTFSFAIFVQGRSNAQELYNASVGVVDEDNSALSRRMIAAFLPPYFKAPVEIDNKDVDHLMNTAAYTFVIVIPSHFARDVLARRSPAVQVNVDATAMVMAGLGYGYIQQILTTEINNFVSRDEGESLSDSQNVPGSPITLAVRVAFNPNVTTAWFSSVMGIVNNVTMLAIILAGAAIVREREHGTMDHLLVMPVTPFEIAMSKIWANGLVITIAAGLSLEIVVRELLKIPIAGSVPLFIGGVAIYLFFATAVGVFLATVARSMPQLGLLYILVAMPLNILSGSNTPLESMPVVLSTIMMCSPSTHFVLFAQSILFRGAGFALVWPEFLFVALVGGLFLFLALIRFRAVAIQSG; encoded by the coding sequence ATGCGCATGCTCGGCAATATATTCTGGCTTGGAACCAAGGAGCTCCGGAGCTTTTTTCGGGACTACGTGCTTCTTGGGCTCGTGATCTACACGTTCTCTTTTGCGATCTTCGTGCAGGGACGCAGCAATGCGCAGGAGCTGTATAACGCCTCCGTGGGCGTGGTTGACGAAGACAATTCGGCATTGTCCCGCCGGATGATCGCAGCCTTTCTGCCTCCCTATTTCAAGGCTCCGGTTGAGATCGATAACAAGGACGTCGATCACCTGATGAACACGGCGGCCTATACGTTCGTTATTGTAATTCCGTCGCATTTCGCAAGAGACGTTCTGGCCAGGCGAAGCCCCGCGGTCCAGGTCAATGTAGATGCGACCGCCATGGTTATGGCGGGGCTCGGTTACGGCTATATCCAGCAGATTCTGACGACCGAGATCAATAATTTCGTTTCTCGGGATGAAGGCGAATCACTGTCGGACTCGCAAAATGTTCCAGGCTCGCCGATCACGCTCGCCGTGCGCGTCGCCTTCAACCCGAATGTCACGACCGCGTGGTTCTCGAGCGTCATGGGAATTGTCAACAACGTCACGATGCTGGCTATCATCCTGGCGGGAGCTGCGATTGTCCGGGAGCGCGAACACGGCACCATGGATCATCTTCTCGTCATGCCTGTCACGCCGTTCGAAATCGCCATGTCGAAGATATGGGCTAACGGTCTGGTGATTACTATCGCCGCCGGCCTGTCGCTTGAAATCGTTGTGCGGGAACTGCTTAAGATCCCTATCGCGGGCTCTGTCCCATTGTTCATAGGGGGCGTCGCGATCTATCTGTTCTTCGCGACCGCGGTGGGAGTATTTCTGGCGACGGTCGCACGCTCTATGCCGCAGCTCGGGCTGCTCTATATTCTCGTGGCGATGCCTCTGAATATCCTCTCCGGCAGCAATACGCCGCTCGAATCCATGCCGGTCGTCCTGAGCACTATTATGATGTGTTCGCCTTCAACTCATTTCGTGTTGTTCGCGCAATCCATCCTGTTTCGGGGAGCAGGCTTTGCATTAGTGTGGCCTGAATTCCTCTTCGTCGCGTTGGTTGGCGGTTTGTTCCTGTTTCTCGCCCTCATCCGCTTTCGCGCCGTAGCCATCCAGAGCGGCTAA